The following are encoded in a window of bacterium genomic DNA:
- a CDS encoding PilZ domain-containing protein, protein MSNAQIQVKLGRCETQGGTSSELSIDERTRYKVDNVEGRLGTFDTANVVNISLGGLAIETHKYLQVGKSYPMRFKRPTGLLRLSATVVWSRLIRTVPIENKEFRPIYMAGFRFSSLTAKQRAELEAFIVDEVDRTAAGRAEPRLDASA, encoded by the coding sequence ATGAGCAACGCACAGATCCAGGTCAAGCTAGGCCGATGCGAGACACAGGGCGGAACCAGTTCAGAACTGTCGATCGACGAGAGGACGCGGTACAAGGTCGACAATGTCGAAGGGCGCCTGGGCACGTTCGACACTGCAAACGTGGTGAATATCAGCCTGGGCGGTCTCGCGATTGAAACCCACAAGTACCTTCAGGTCGGCAAGAGCTACCCGATGAGGTTCAAGCGCCCAACCGGGCTGCTTCGGTTGAGCGCGACCGTTGTGTGGAGCCGGCTCATCAGGACAGTGCCGATCGAGAACAAAGAGTTTCGCCCCATCTACATGGCGGGATTCCGGTTCTCGAGCCTGACGGCAAAGCAAAGAGCAGAGCTCGAAGCATTCATCGTCGACGAAGTCGACCGAACGGCCGCCGGTCGTGCGGAGCCGCGACTTGATGCAAGTGCCTGA
- a CDS encoding trans-2-enoyl-CoA reductase family protein, which translates to MARKVVTPRVRRLICANAHPEGCAVNVRRLVDKVQQAGPKTGLGNVLVLGSSTGYGLASLATAIWGWGSSALSVCFERPAQETRTASAGWYNIAEVHRMAREQGRHVETLNGDAFAHEMRTQVVEILRERFGLVDLVIYSLASPRRKDPDSDTVWNSVIKPIGTPHGGKHIELRSETVTGHGLEPATEEEVEATVKVMGGEDWELWIRLLAAEGLLADGARALAYSYIGPRVTHPIYRTGTIGRAKEHLEATANRLDSLLEDLVGGHCWISVNKAAVTQASAVIPAVPLYKSLLYRVMKEAGTHELPSDQMIRMFEDHVGPGRTPTLDAHRRIRLDDREMSPETQRRVQELWEIVDTENLNEISDWSGFKREFLQLFGFQVDGVDYDEPVETDVSWE; encoded by the coding sequence ATGGCGAGAAAGGTCGTAACCCCGAGGGTCCGGCGCCTCATCTGCGCCAACGCCCATCCGGAAGGTTGTGCGGTCAACGTTCGGCGCCTGGTCGACAAGGTCCAACAGGCCGGGCCCAAGACCGGGCTCGGGAACGTCCTGGTCCTCGGCTCGAGCACCGGATACGGCCTGGCTTCGCTGGCCACGGCGATCTGGGGCTGGGGCTCGAGCGCGCTGAGCGTCTGCTTCGAGCGCCCAGCCCAGGAGACTCGGACCGCGAGTGCCGGCTGGTACAACATCGCGGAAGTCCATCGAATGGCCCGTGAACAGGGTCGTCATGTCGAGACCTTGAACGGTGATGCCTTTGCCCACGAAATGAGAACACAGGTCGTGGAGATTCTTCGGGAGCGCTTCGGCCTCGTCGACCTCGTCATCTACAGCCTGGCCAGCCCGCGGCGCAAGGACCCCGATTCAGACACCGTCTGGAACAGCGTGATCAAACCGATCGGCACGCCGCACGGGGGCAAGCACATCGAGCTCCGCTCGGAGACCGTCACCGGTCATGGCCTCGAGCCGGCTACCGAAGAGGAGGTCGAAGCGACGGTCAAGGTCATGGGCGGAGAGGATTGGGAGCTGTGGATTCGGCTGCTGGCCGCGGAGGGTCTCCTGGCCGACGGCGCCCGCGCTCTGGCGTACTCCTACATCGGACCTCGTGTCACTCATCCCATCTACCGCACCGGCACCATCGGCCGGGCCAAAGAGCATCTAGAGGCGACCGCGAATCGGCTGGACTCCCTGCTCGAGGACCTCGTCGGCGGACACTGCTGGATCAGCGTCAACAAAGCCGCCGTCACCCAGGCATCGGCGGTCATCCCGGCCGTTCCGCTCTACAAAAGCCTGCTTTACAGGGTCATGAAAGAGGCCGGAACGCACGAGCTGCCAAGCGATCAGATGATCCGGATGTTCGAGGATCATGTCGGTCCCGGACGAACGCCGACCCTCGACGCGCATCGACGGATCCGGCTGGACGATCGCGAGATGTCTCCCGAGACCCAGCGCCGGGTTCAGGAACTGTGGGAGATCGTCGACACCGAGAACCTCAACGAGATCAGCGACTGGAGCGGCTTCAAGCGCGAGTTCCTGCAGCTCTTCGGGTTCCAGGTCGACGGCGTCGACTACGACGAACCGGTCGAAACCGACGTCTCATGGGAGTAG
- a CDS encoding acyl-CoA dehydrogenase → MKELLPKQAQDYMERARHIAETAVYPVAADLDRSGEYPWSVIEALRAADLMGIWIPEEYGGKGAGVLDLCVVVEELSRACGGVGVGYAVNALGSFPIIVGGTEEQKKKWLPPVASGEKLIAFGLSEKASGSDAGSLRTQAERDGDEYVINGEKKWNTNGNAASFYTVYCSTRPDRGHRGISAIMVEKGTPGFEIGKREELMGIRCVPVHELYFDNCRVPAENLLGNEGQGFGNAMKTLDRARPGVAAQAVGLAQGALDWAVRYTSERQQFGQSVLSFQATQFKVADLATEIEAARQMVWTAARAIDAGIGNVTKFAAMAKVFATDVAMKVTTEAVQMFGGYGYCRDYPIEKYMRDAKITQIYEGANEIQRLVIGRALTKEAGRATGHLDVKVEHFEEELEQVPVGV, encoded by the coding sequence ATGAAAGAGCTACTGCCTAAGCAGGCGCAGGACTACATGGAGCGGGCGCGCCACATCGCTGAGACCGCGGTTTACCCGGTCGCGGCCGACCTCGATCGGTCGGGAGAATACCCCTGGAGCGTTATCGAGGCGCTTCGCGCGGCCGACCTGATGGGCATATGGATCCCCGAAGAGTACGGTGGCAAGGGGGCCGGGGTGCTCGATCTCTGCGTCGTGGTCGAGGAGCTGTCGCGAGCCTGCGGTGGAGTCGGCGTGGGTTACGCGGTCAACGCGCTGGGGAGCTTCCCGATTATCGTCGGCGGTACCGAAGAGCAGAAAAAGAAGTGGCTGCCACCGGTCGCCAGCGGCGAGAAGCTGATTGCGTTCGGACTTTCCGAGAAGGCCTCGGGCTCGGACGCCGGCAGCCTCAGAACGCAGGCGGAGCGCGACGGAGACGAGTACGTCATCAACGGTGAGAAGAAGTGGAACACCAACGGCAACGCGGCCAGCTTTTACACGGTTTACTGCTCGACCCGCCCGGATCGTGGTCATCGCGGCATCTCGGCGATCATGGTCGAGAAGGGCACGCCGGGTTTCGAGATCGGCAAGCGCGAAGAGCTCATGGGCATCCGCTGCGTGCCGGTGCACGAGCTCTACTTCGACAACTGCCGCGTACCTGCCGAGAACCTACTCGGTAACGAAGGCCAGGGGTTCGGCAATGCCATGAAGACTCTGGATCGGGCGCGTCCGGGTGTTGCCGCGCAGGCCGTCGGTCTGGCGCAGGGAGCCCTCGATTGGGCAGTGCGCTACACGTCGGAACGCCAGCAGTTCGGCCAGTCGGTGCTTTCGTTTCAGGCGACCCAATTCAAGGTCGCCGATCTGGCAACCGAGATCGAAGCGGCGCGCCAGATGGTGTGGACCGCGGCTCGCGCCATCGATGCCGGCATCGGTAACGTCACCAAGTTCGCCGCGATGGCCAAGGTATTCGCCACCGACGTGGCGATGAAGGTCACGACCGAGGCCGTTCAGATGTTCGGCGGCTATGGCTACTGTCGAGATTATCCGATCGAGAAGTACATGCGCGACGCCAAGATTACCCAGATCTATGAAGGCGCGAATGAGATTCAGCGCCTGGTGATCGGCCGCGCGCTCACCAAGGAGGCCGGCAGGGCGACCGGCCATCTCGACGTCAAGGTCGAGCACTTCGAAGAGGAGCTCGAACAGGTCCCGGTCGGCGTCTAG
- a CDS encoding PAS domain S-box protein has product MNQQQPSVETDEGPLACGEPATSNGEFRALFESAPDAILVEDLDGNVLDVNPAGCRLHGLRREELIGRNFVDLVPPEDRSEALDRFADLANGRADQAEGTSYTSDGRSIPVSLRVSHFSYLGNPALLFHVSDITGQRQLEERLRQSQRMEAIGRLAGGVAHDFNNLLTAILGYTERGISSLAPDHPAQAGLIEIQKAGEQAADLTRQLLAFSRQQVLQPKVQDLNKIVTDMESLLRRTIGEDIEIVTRLEPGLERVKVDGGQIEQVLLNLAVNARDAMVDGGELFLETRDVILDEHYAAAHIPVQPGAYVALTVSDSGSGMNEDVRGQIFEPFFTTKSPDKGTGLGLSTVYGIVKQSGGYIWVNSEPGKGTSIDIFLPPVEAEIEETPAEMGIDPEIAREKTILLTEDNQMVRQLSGQVLEELGYRVLTAEDAEEALRLNASHSGRIDLLVTDLVLPGKDGLTLTRMILAENPGTRALLMTGYSSKARFNPEPLLEGTSFLQKPFTPKDLERAVGQAFQQPE; this is encoded by the coding sequence ATGAACCAGCAGCAACCCTCAGTGGAAACCGATGAGGGCCCGCTCGCTTGTGGTGAGCCGGCGACCAGCAACGGGGAGTTTCGAGCTCTCTTCGAGAGCGCGCCCGACGCCATTCTCGTCGAGGATCTGGATGGCAACGTGCTGGACGTCAACCCGGCGGGCTGTCGTTTACATGGCCTGCGCCGGGAAGAGCTGATCGGCCGGAACTTCGTGGATCTGGTTCCTCCGGAAGACAGATCGGAGGCACTCGACAGGTTCGCCGATCTGGCAAACGGGAGAGCGGATCAGGCCGAAGGGACGAGCTACACGAGCGACGGGCGCTCGATACCGGTCAGCTTGAGAGTGAGTCATTTCAGCTACCTCGGCAATCCGGCGCTGTTGTTTCACGTCAGCGACATCACCGGCCAGCGCCAGCTCGAGGAGCGGCTTCGTCAGTCTCAGAGGATGGAGGCGATCGGCCGTCTGGCCGGCGGCGTCGCCCACGACTTCAACAACCTTCTGACGGCGATACTCGGCTACACCGAGCGCGGCATCTCATCCCTTGCGCCCGATCACCCCGCGCAGGCCGGCCTGATCGAGATTCAGAAAGCCGGCGAGCAGGCAGCCGACTTGACTCGCCAGCTCCTCGCTTTCAGTCGTCAACAGGTATTGCAGCCCAAGGTACAAGACCTGAACAAGATCGTCACCGACATGGAAAGCCTGCTTCGCCGGACGATTGGGGAAGACATCGAGATAGTGACCAGGCTCGAGCCGGGACTCGAGCGAGTCAAGGTCGACGGCGGTCAGATCGAGCAGGTTCTGCTGAATCTGGCGGTCAACGCGCGAGATGCCATGGTGGACGGAGGTGAGCTCTTCCTCGAAACCCGAGACGTCATTCTGGACGAGCACTACGCGGCTGCCCACATCCCGGTTCAGCCGGGTGCGTATGTAGCGCTCACGGTCTCGGATTCGGGGTCCGGAATGAATGAGGACGTCCGCGGCCAGATCTTCGAGCCGTTTTTCACCACCAAGTCGCCGGACAAAGGGACCGGGCTCGGGCTCTCGACCGTCTACGGCATCGTCAAGCAGAGCGGAGGCTACATCTGGGTCAACAGCGAGCCGGGGAAGGGGACGTCGATCGATATTTTCCTGCCCCCTGTCGAAGCGGAGATTGAAGAGACTCCGGCAGAGATGGGGATCGACCCCGAGATCGCAAGGGAGAAGACGATCCTGTTGACGGAGGACAATCAAATGGTCCGCCAGCTGTCGGGACAGGTTCTCGAAGAGCTCGGGTATCGAGTCCTGACGGCCGAAGACGCGGAAGAAGCTCTGCGCTTGAATGCGTCTCACAGCGGACGCATCGATCTACTGGTTACGGATCTGGTGCTACCCGGCAAGGACGGCTTGACTCTGACGCGCATGATCCTCGCGGAGAATCCGGGCACGAGAGCGCTGCTCATGACCGGCTATTCGAGCAAGGCTCGGTTCAATCCGGAGCCGCTGCTCGAGGGAACGTCGTTCCTGCAGAAACCATTCACGCCCAAGGACCTCGAGAGAGCCGTCGGACAGGCATTCCAGCAGCCGGAGTAA
- a CDS encoding EAL domain-containing protein encodes MTEARRRILILDDDPETLRLLTAYLRAPHVDLVACSEIEAAECLMDRQRFDVLVTDLEVSDLGGLEGIRLIRHVACNFPGTDVIVFSGKIDESVRTLGRALGVVELLEKPEGLNRLRESAGVGLSAASAPPRNGTGTIGYVETLDEILRSRCITAVLQPIISLEPAHSSATAFGVEGLSRGPEGSLLRNPEILLDYSSRKERLFEAELQCIEAVLVESCQLPGLGRLFINTSPRSLSTPDFVGRLRDLVRQHGYCENDIVLELTEQQSIINLRAFDATLDSLRGYGFGLALDDYGSGFANLHLVQQLSLDYVKIDGYFCNGIASDSRKQAIVGSTVDMTRKLGISTIMERVETEEELKVVRRLGVDYAQGYYFSAPLPGSELAAWFQPAAPTASTVATSTELPAGSSRGGLSYTPSGPWPIVQGTLGSQYETRK; translated from the coding sequence ATGACTGAGGCGCGGCGTCGAATCCTGATTCTGGATGATGATCCGGAGACCCTGCGGCTGCTTACGGCCTACTTACGGGCGCCTCACGTAGATCTTGTCGCCTGTTCCGAGATCGAGGCCGCGGAGTGTCTGATGGATCGCCAGAGATTCGATGTTCTGGTTACCGATCTGGAAGTCTCGGACCTGGGCGGACTTGAGGGAATCCGGCTGATCCGTCATGTGGCCTGCAACTTTCCAGGGACCGACGTGATTGTCTTCAGCGGCAAGATCGACGAAAGCGTTCGAACCCTCGGCAGGGCCCTTGGTGTCGTGGAGCTGCTGGAAAAGCCCGAGGGTTTGAACCGGCTCAGGGAGTCGGCAGGCGTTGGCTTGTCCGCCGCAAGCGCACCTCCCCGGAACGGGACCGGAACGATCGGATATGTCGAGACCTTGGACGAGATCCTCAGAAGTCGTTGCATAACGGCGGTCTTGCAGCCGATCATTTCGCTCGAGCCCGCACATTCCTCGGCGACCGCGTTCGGCGTGGAGGGTCTTTCCCGGGGACCCGAGGGATCGCTGCTGAGGAACCCGGAGATTCTCCTCGACTATTCCTCGAGGAAAGAGAGACTGTTTGAGGCCGAATTGCAGTGCATCGAAGCCGTTCTGGTCGAAAGCTGCCAGCTGCCCGGTCTCGGCAGGCTCTTTATCAACACCAGTCCAAGGTCGTTGTCGACACCTGACTTCGTCGGCCGACTCCGCGATCTGGTTCGGCAGCATGGTTATTGCGAGAACGACATCGTCCTGGAGCTGACCGAGCAGCAGTCCATTATCAACCTCCGAGCGTTCGACGCGACGCTCGACTCGCTTCGTGGCTATGGGTTCGGGTTGGCCCTGGACGACTATGGCAGCGGATTCGCCAATCTCCATCTGGTACAGCAGCTGAGCCTGGACTACGTGAAGATCGACGGTTACTTCTGCAACGGCATCGCCAGCGATTCGAGGAAGCAGGCGATCGTTGGGTCGACCGTGGACATGACTCGAAAGCTGGGCATTTCTACGATCATGGAACGGGTGGAAACGGAAGAGGAGCTCAAGGTAGTGCGGCGCCTCGGAGTCGACTACGCCCAGGGCTACTACTTCTCGGCACCCCTGCCAGGTAGCGAGCTGGCGGCGTGGTTTCAGCCTGCTGCTCCGACCGCGAGCACGGTGGCTACTTCCACGGAGTTGCCGGCCGGATCTTCCCGTGGTGGTTTGTCCTACACGCCGTCGGGGCCTTGGCCGATTGTCCAGGGGACGCTGGGATCGCAGTATGAGACCAGGAAGTGA
- a CDS encoding diguanylate cyclase — protein MSILEAASYSETSLRFCSAVSAGPETASVAAADRVEPARPTGTGKVLVIDDSRVARRYLETVLLKSGVCRLVLLAESGREGMSLLREHDVDLVLSDVNMPGLSGFDFLTRMRADRAFAEIPVIMLTGEQSFQSKLRCLESGASDYLLKPFADEELVARARIHLQLKGLQDELRSKNEQLSELAHLDSLTGIPNRHSFFESLERELGRAQRQRQPLTLGMIDIDHFKRVNDERGHLCGDQALVRTAELLKSGLRNYDLLGRYGGEEFATLFVDAGAEVAMIIAERCRRRVAESPFVLDGRKLNITVSIGLALALEPEPGMLTELISRADEALYMAKHRGRNQVVLAPQEIACVGGGRESGDRSL, from the coding sequence ATGTCGATCCTCGAGGCAGCCAGCTACTCCGAGACCAGTCTGAGGTTCTGTTCCGCGGTAAGCGCTGGGCCCGAGACAGCGAGCGTCGCAGCCGCGGATCGCGTCGAGCCGGCCCGACCCACCGGCACGGGCAAGGTGCTCGTCATCGATGATTCACGGGTGGCGCGACGATACCTCGAGACGGTTCTGCTCAAGAGTGGGGTTTGCAGGCTCGTTTTGCTTGCCGAGAGTGGAAGAGAGGGGATGAGTCTTCTCCGGGAGCACGACGTCGACCTCGTGCTCAGCGACGTGAACATGCCCGGCCTCAGCGGATTCGACTTTCTCACGCGAATGAGAGCCGACCGAGCATTCGCCGAGATACCGGTGATCATGCTTACCGGCGAGCAGAGCTTCCAGTCGAAGCTCAGATGCCTGGAATCCGGAGCGTCCGATTATCTTCTGAAGCCGTTCGCCGACGAGGAGTTGGTTGCTCGCGCCAGGATTCATCTCCAACTCAAGGGCCTTCAGGACGAGCTGCGAAGCAAGAACGAGCAGCTCAGTGAGCTGGCGCATCTCGATTCCCTTACGGGAATACCCAACCGCCACTCTTTCTTCGAGAGCCTCGAGCGCGAGCTCGGCCGGGCTCAGCGGCAACGGCAGCCCTTGACGCTGGGCATGATCGACATAGATCACTTCAAAAGGGTCAACGACGAGCGTGGCCATCTCTGCGGCGACCAGGCTCTCGTCCGGACCGCGGAGCTACTGAAGAGTGGCTTGCGCAACTACGATCTCCTGGGCAGATATGGTGGCGAGGAGTTCGCGACCCTATTTGTCGATGCGGGGGCGGAGGTTGCCATGATCATTGCCGAGCGTTGTCGACGCCGGGTGGCCGAAAGTCCCTTCGTTCTCGATGGCCGGAAGCTCAATATCACCGTGAGCATAGGGTTGGCCTTGGCTCTGGAGCCGGAGCCGGGCATGCTGACCGAGCTGATCTCGCGGGCGGATGAAGCTCTGTACATGGCCAAGCACCGGGGCCGCAACCAAGTGGTCCTGGCGCCTCAGGAGATCGCCTGTGTTGGCGGTGGTCGAGAAAGCGGAGACCGATCCCTATGA